A genomic segment from Anopheles maculipalpis chromosome X, idAnoMacuDA_375_x, whole genome shotgun sequence encodes:
- the LOC126556324 gene encoding cytosolic purine 5'-nucleotidase, with product MPDISQDEFEAKLPHLAPATAAELRQRANSGGSRSASSASARSLTNQSRPTGSGTEQRTVVREPAYGYKREISHRIFVNRSMHLENIKFYGFDMDYTIAEYKSPQYEQLGFDLVKERLVNLGYPAEIRQFEYDPSFPVRGLWFDSLYGNLLKVDAYGNILVCVHGFEFLKHHQVYELYPNKFLQLDESRVYVLNTLFNLPETYLLACLVDFFTHSPQYAEQVDRTGVKYGELFMSFKSIFQDVRGAVDWVHIYGDLKKKTLENLDEYVKKDERLPMVLSRIRESGAKLFLLTNSDYTFTDRIMTFLFDFPHGGKPDEPHRDWKTYFDTIVVDARKPLFFGEGTILRQVDTSTGALKVGTHMGPLQANQVYSGGSCDVFTKLIGAKGKDVLYIGDHIFGDILKSKKIRGWRTFLIVPELVQELHVWTDKCQLFAQLQQLDVRLGDLYKNLDSSAKEKPDIRSVRTAIRDVTHKMDLAYGMMGSLFRSGSRQTFFAGQVVRYADLYAATILNLMYYPFSYMFRAPAMLLPHESTVAHEQRFTLDAPMIQRTRPPRTEPVVPPAPHELDEDEEHEGEARDPPGDDSKEIGRLLLGTPQPSSLPSATGSELSVSVPHTRPETPRSVTHTHDEDYSDEDSDDQKRTKAVDGHNSGDGASSTTQP from the exons ATGCCGGACATATCGCAGGATGAGTTCGAGGCAAAGCTGCCACATCTGGCACCGGCCACTGCGGCCGAACTGCGTCAACGTGCCAACTCGGGCGGATCACGATCGGCAAGCTCTGCCAGTGCCCGTAGCCTCACCAATCAATCGCGCCCGACCGGAAGCGGTACCGAGCAGCGGACGGTAGTGAGAGAACCTGCCTACGGTTACAAGCGTGAGATTAGTCACAG AATCTTCGTCAATCGGTCGATGCATCTGGAGAATATCAAGTTCTATGGCTTCGATATGGACTACACGATCGCGGAGTACAAGTCGCCGCAGTACGAACAGCTCGGGTTTGATCTGGTGAAGGAGCGGCTCGTCAACCTGGGCTATCCGGCGGAGATTCGCCAGTTCGAGTACGATCCCTCGTTTCCGGTGCGTGGTCTCTGGTTCGATTCGCTTTACGGCAACCTGCTGAAGGTGGACGCGTACGGCAACATTCTAGTGTGCGTCCATGGTTTCGAGTTCCTCAAGCA CCACCAGGTGTATGAGCTATACCCGAACAAGTTCCTGCAGCTGGACGAAAGCCGTGTATACGTGCTGAACACGCTGTTTAACTTGCCCGAGACGTACCTGCTCGCGTGCTTGGTGGACTTCTTCACACATTCGCCACAGTACGCGGAGCAAGTCGATCGCACCGGTGTGAAGTATGGTGAGCTGTTCATGTCGTTCAAGTCGATCTTCCAGGATGTGCGAGGCGCCGTCGACTGGGTGCACATCTACGGTGAtctcaaaaagaaaactcttgaG AACCTCGACGAGTACGTGAAGAAGGATGAACGGCTGCCGATGGTGCTGTCCCGCATACGGGAGTCTGGTGCAAAGCTCTTCCTGCTCACGAACAGTGATTACACCTTCACCGATCGCATCATGACGTTCCTGTTCGATTTTCCGCACGGCGGTAAACCGGACGAACCGCACCGCGACTGGAAGACCTACTTCGACACGATTGTGGTGGACGCACGCAAACCGCTGTTCTTCGGCGAGGGCACTATACTGCGCCAGGTAGATACCAGCACCGGGGCGCTCAAGGTTGGCACGCATATGGGTCCGCTGCAGGCGAACCAGGTGTACTCGGGCGGTTCGTGTGACGTGTTTACCAAGCTGATCGGCGCCAAGGGCAAGGACGTGCTGTACATCGGGGATCATATCTTCGGCGATATTCTGAAGAGCAAAAAGATCCGGGGCTGGCGCACGTTCCTGATCGTGCCGGAGCTGGTACAGGAGCTGCACGTGTGGACGGACAAGTGTCAGCTGTTTGCCCAGCTGCAGCAGCTCGATGTGCGGCTCGGCGATCTGTACAAGAACCTGGACTCGAGTGCGAAGGAAAAGCCGGACATCCGTTCGGTTCGCACCGCCATACGGGACGTGACGCACAAGATGGACCTGGCGTACGGTATGATGGGTTCGCTGTTTCGTTCCGGCTCCCGGCAGACGTTCTTCGCCGGGCAGGTCGTACGGTACGCGGATCTGTACGCCGCCACCATACTCAACCTGATGTACTACCCATTCTCGTACATGTTCCGAGCGCCCGCAATGCTGCTGCCCCACGAGTCAACCGTCGCGCACGAGCAACGGTTCACGCTGGACGCACCGATGATCCAGCGTACCCGTCCGCCTCGCACCGAACCGGTGGTTCCACCGGCACCGCACGAGCTGGACGAGGATGAGGAGCATGAGGGTGAGGCGCGCGATCCGCCCGGCGATGATTCCAAAGAAATTGGAcgg CTGCTTCTCGGTACGCCACAACCTTCTTCACTACCGTCCGCCACCGGATCGGAGCTAAGCGTGTCGGTGCCGCACACCCGCCCGGAGACACCGCGCTCCGTAACGCACACCCACGATGAGGACTACTCGGATGAGGACAGTGACGATCAAAAGCGCACCAAAGCCGTTGACGGTCATAACTCTGGTGATGGGGCGTCCTCCACCACGCAACCATAA